GACACTTGCGTCGGTGACGGGAGGGTTCAGCTTGGAGCCGTACGTCTCCTTGGCAGAGTAAAGCTTCGTCCAAACGGGGCCAGTCGTTTGGAAATCCGCGTTGGTCATGTCAGCAATGTAGGTCGTGGTGTCAAGCACTGCAAACGTCTCCGGGTCGACATCATATACTCGGAACGAGGGCATGCCCGAGGTGGGCGTCAGCGAGGGGCAGATGTAAGATGCCATGACAGCATGCGAAGCATCTCGGCTGTTGTAGTCGGAGTAGCTGACCTCAAAGTGGTCGACGTGCGTGTGGCCGAAGAACATGGCGGCAATGGTCGACGAGTAGCGGTTCACAACTTGATCAAGGTAGTTTGACCCTGCGTGGAAAGCATCGCCTTCTCCGAGGGGCATATGTCCAATGATGTAAACTCTCTCTCCTGCCTTTTCCGCAGCATCGAGTTCATTCACGAGCCATTGGATTTGACCGTCAGGGTCCTGCTCAATGCCCTCCTGATACAACCAAAAGTTCATGCGGTAGTAAaagttggtgttgagagagatgacTCTCAGGTTGCCATTGGGATACTTGGTAGAGTATGCGCCGATACTTTCAATCTCGGATTCCGCTGAGGCTCCCACCCAGCGTGTCCATTGGTCAAATAGAGCATCATATACCCATTGCGATGAGTTGCTGATGGACCTAGGTGGGAAAGCATTTGTGGGATTAGATTCATGGTTACCAGCGGTACCGTAAACGATGCCCAGATACTGGCTCATGTAAGTGTATGCGTCGGAAACTGTAAGTGGAAGCATGTTAGTCAACTATGTAATGCTCATACGCAATAGATTCAAGAAAAGCGAGCACCGACTTTGCTTCTGATTGTAAGGCTGCGAGGTGTTCCAGATTGCATGGTCAACAATATCGCCCGTAAAGAGCGTTAAGGCAGCATCTGGGACAATGTTCTTTATGGCCTGATACATGCTAATTTCTAAGCCGACAGGGGTGTCGCACTTGTGGTCTCCATTTGGCCCAGCAGGTGATGTTGACTTGCCAGGCTCATCAGCGGCGGTATAAGGTCTTTATAGTAACAATATCGTCAGTATCTTTACTTTTTGACTTTACCGTCACTCTTGTTTGTAAAAATCAACTCACCTGCAGCAGATGGGTTTGGTGCAATTCGAGCTTGAGCCAGACACATAAAGAGGGTCAATGTGAATATCCGAGTACTGAACCACCTTGAGAGGCGTCTTCCCGCTTGGTGCAGGGCGACCAGTCTGTGGCTTCggagagggaaagggaatCTTCCACTGAGGAACAGAAGGCTCAgggcaaaggccaagaaacGATCCGCAGAAGAGTTTTGATGTATCGGACCCGAGATCCATGTTTCGGATAGCATCCGCAATGATGGGACCCTCTAGTCCCACGGTGCCCTCGCAcacatcatcgtcttcaaccTGAAGACTTTCGTTAGCCGTGGCTGGATGAAAACCAGACTGT
This genomic stretch from Trichoderma breve strain T069 chromosome 1, whole genome shotgun sequence harbors:
- a CDS encoding calcineurin-like phosphoesterase domain-containing protein; this encodes MRPSSTLPLLALGSVAQAAVSLENSSLPPRDIENIERAIEARSLADDIWNDIKNAATCTACQGILVLLKGIAVFGDGAFVSVATELCKLAKVEDDDVCEGTVGLEGPIIADAIRNMDLGSDTSKLFCGSFLGLCPEPSVPQWKIPFPSPKPQTGRPAPSGKTPLKVVQYSDIHIDPLYVSGSSSNCTKPICCRPYTAADEPGKSTSPAGPNGDHKCDTPVGLEISMYQAIKNIVPDAALTLFTGDIVDHAIWNTSQPYNQKQISDAYTYMSQYLGIVYGTAGNHESNPTNAFPPRSISNSSQWVYDALFDQWTRWVGASAESEIESIGAYSTKYPNGNLRVISLNTNFYYRMNFWLYQEGIEQDPDGQIQWLVNELDAAEKAGERVYIIGHMPLGEGDAFHAGSNYLDQVVNRYSSTIAAMFFGHTHVDHFEVSYSDYNSRDASHAVMASYICPSLTPTSGMPSFRVYDVDPETFAVLDTTTYIADMTNADFQTTGPVWTKLYSAKETYGSKLNPPVTDASVELTPAFWHNVTALFESNSDAFNEYISLKSRGWNVASCTGDCKTQELCQLRAGRSENNCVVPSIGLHLNKRSDELHGHSHHRSHDHQECGMSAGMKTLGSLAVRKDLLDELETRANELKAKV